Proteins encoded in a region of the Limanda limanda chromosome 17, fLimLim1.1, whole genome shotgun sequence genome:
- the LOC133023838 gene encoding C-reactive protein-like — protein sequence MRLLVVSFLVAISAMLAGSVVMKTLVFQTESSDSFVEMVPMKPLNLRAFTLCMRVATELKGEREVILFAYRTQHYDELNVWRELDGRLSFHLSGGIVYFDIPQIGALETHLCFTWNSGSGAATVFMDGRKSLTKICKKGHTIRPGGTVIIGQDPDIFMGEYDAGQSFVGEISDVNLWDTVLPASTIQDIYTGKRVARGNVFDWETIDLKINGQVDVVTREL from the exons GGAGCGTCGTCATGAAGACCCTGGTGTTCCAGACTGAGAGCAGTGACAGTTTTGTTGAGATGGTTCCCATGAAGCCCCTGAACCTGAGAGCCTTCACTCTGTGCATGCGTGTGGCCACGGAGCTGAAAGGTGAGCGAGAGGTCATCCTGTTCGCGTACCGGACACAACACTACGATGAGTTGAACGTGTGGCGTGAGCTGGACGGCAG ATTGTCCTTTCACCTGAGTGGAGGCATTGTTTACTTCGACATCCCTCAGATCGGGGCACTTGAGACCCACCTCTGCTTCACCTGGAACTCTGGCTCCGGTGCCGCTACCGTCTTCATGGATGGAAGGAAAAGCTTGACCAAGATTTGTAAGAAGGGTCACACCATCCGTCCTGGGGGGACCGTCATCATCGGGCAAGATCCGGACATCTTCATGGGCGAATACGATGCCGGGCAGAGTTTCGTTGGGGAGATCTCAGACGTTAATTTGTGGGACACTGTCCTGCCGGCCAGCACAATCCAAGACATTTATACAGGGAAGAGAGTGGCAAGAGGAAATGTTTTCGACTGGGAAACCATCGATCTAAAAATCAACGGGCAGGTAGATGTTGTAACGCGAGAGCTGTAG